A region from the Triticum aestivum cultivar Chinese Spring chromosome 3D, IWGSC CS RefSeq v2.1, whole genome shotgun sequence genome encodes:
- the LOC123081008 gene encoding receptor-like cytoplasmic kinase 176 → MGNCFGSRIGPDSPYKSGGGSGSPSSSSGWTWRRKGKGGASVSSSRVSSSPSTTVPPTPRSEGEILQSANVKSFAFNELKTATRNFRPDSVLGEGGFGSVFKGWVDETTFAPARPGTGMVIAVKKLNQEGFQGHREWLAEVNYLGQLSHPNLVRLVGYCLEDEQRLLVYEFMPRGSLENHLFRRGSHFQPLSWNLRMKVALGAARGLAFLHSDMAKVIYRDFKTSNVLLDSSYNAKLSDFGLAKDGPTGDKSHVSTRVMGTHGYAAPEYLATGHLTAKSDVYSFGVVLLEMLSGRRALDKNRPSGEHNLVEWARPYLTSKRRVFHILDARLGGQYSLSGAQKTAALAMRCLSGDARARPGMAEVVTALEQLQDAKETAAAGAGQGKASGGFVRMRGGGGSGAGRQQQRRPEPMAVRRLPAAPLRSHPE, encoded by the exons ATGGGGAACTGCTTCGGGAGCAGGATCGGCCCCGACAGCCCCTACAagagcggcggcggctccggctccccttcttcctcctcag GGTGGACGtggaggaggaaggggaaagggggcgCGAGCGTGTCGAGCAGCCGGGTGTCGTCCTCGCCGTCGACCACGGTGCCGCCGACGCCGCGGAGCGAGGGCGAGATCCTGCAGTCCGCCAACGTCAAGAGCTTCGCCTTCAACGAGCTCAAGACGGccacccggaacttccggcccgaCAGCGTGCTCGGCGAGGGCGGCTTCGGCTCCGTCTTCAAGGGCTGGGTCGACGAGACCACCTTCGCGCCCGCCCGCCCCGGCACCGGCATGGTCATCGCCGTCAAGAAGCTCAACCAGGAGGGCTTCCAGGGCCACCGCGAGTGGCTG GCTGAAGTGAACTACCTCGGGCAGTTGTCGCACCCCAATCTTGTGAGGCTCGTCGGTTACTGcctcgaggacgagcagcgccTCCTTGTCTACGAGTTCATGCCGCGAGGGAGCCTCGAGAACCATCTTTTCAGAA GGGGCTCGCATTTCCAGCCACTGTCATGGAACCTGAGGATGAAGGTGGCCCTCGGGGCGGCCAGGGGGCTCGCCTTCCTCCACAGCGACATGGCCAAGGTCATCTACCGCGACTTCAAGACGTCCAACGTTCTCCTTGACTCG AGCTACAATGCTAAGTTGTCCGATTTCGGGCTGGCGAAGGACGGGCCGACCGGAGACAAGAGCCATGTCTCCACAAGGGTCATGGGCACTCATGGCTACGCCGCCCCCGAGTATCTTGCAACAG GGCATCTGACGGCGAAgagcgacgtgtacagcttcggggTGGTGCTGCTGGAGATGCTGTCGGGGCGGCGGGCGCTGGACAAGAACCGGCCGTCGGGGGAGCACAACCTGGTGGAGTGGGCGCGGCCGTACCTCACCAGCAAGCGCCGGGTGTTCCACATCCTGGACGCGCGGCTGGGCGGCCAGTACTCGCTGTCCGGCGcgcagaagacggcggcgctggccaTGCGGTGCCTCTCCGGCGACGCCCGGGCCCGCCCCGGCATGGCGGAGGTGGTGACCGCGCTCGAGCAGCTGCAGGACGCCAAGGAGACGGCCGCCGCGGGGGCCGGGCAGGGGAAGGCGTCCGGGGGGTTCGTCaggatgcgcggcggcggcgggagcggcgcggggcggcagcagcagcggcgcccGGAGCCCATGGCCGTGCGGCGGCTGCCGGCGGCGCCGCTGCGGTCGCACCCCGAGTGA